Genomic segment of Eupeodes corollae chromosome 2, idEupCoro1.1, whole genome shotgun sequence:
aaaaatattattctataaaattaaatcttattaaatttttgaaagaaaaaattgtatcagGTTATTAATAACTCcttgattaaaattattttcttttcttgtggTGTTAAAGCCATAAGTAGAAATATCAGATCAACATTTTAACCTATCACTGCAACGTTTGTAGTCCCCACAGATTTTTCTATTGAAGTTTGAATAATTAATAGGTCAGCAACGTCAGGTGCTTCTCTCACCTCTATTCATGGGTTACGAAGTGCCGTGGATAGACAAAATAACAATCTtgacttatttttttcgttGGAAAGAAAATCTATTTGTTTCATGTTTATCATAGTTACATGatcaaattgaatatcgactgaCTTCTTAAGGTTATATCTTCGATTTTGTTCCGCTCTTTTTGTACTGTATTCCAAAGAAGAGTAACCATCAAACACCACAGTACAACTTTTTgccgaataatgtttttgaaggtACTAAATTAAGGAATGtcaaattcttgaaatataGGAATCTTTGGGCCACAATAATTTGTGTAGCAAGAAGCCACCATCCACAATAATGTCAAAGTCAAggaaatcaatatttgttgtgGATACTTGAAATATGTCGTATAGCGCtgacttatttgttttttgcatCCCATTTAAATCGAACAATGATATTGGAAAGGGAGCCAACTTATACTCCATACTCTTTAAGTCTTCATGGGACTGTTTACTTATACTTATTCTTTAGAATATCATCAAAGGATCTATTAGCACAGTTTCACCTCGAATCTTTACAGAATTTGACATACTTCTGAAACTCGTTGGCTCACTATATAGCTCATTGCCTGCATGCCTAGAGAATAAGAATTGTAGCAAGTTACTTTATCATCTCCAACGATGCCACTCCGTATTGACATGATTTCATTTGTAACTGGAAATGGAGGATGactttgaaaccaatttgacagctttgcaATGTCTGTATTATCTCCCGTACGTGCCTCCCCAAATGTTCATATTGCTCACTAGCAGGAAAAAGAACGCCACTGAATTCTTCGAGTGATGAGCAAATTTCATGAGTAGCAGTCAGCCCTAGAACCTATTAGCTAAGTACACTATCAGTGATTCCACGCCCTCCTGTCAAGTCACCCATACTCTTCATTCCACGCATTAGAGTTTATTCATTTGTCTGGTCCGACCACACCCCTGTCCATAATCGGTCAGTTCTTTTCATAGTAAAGTAACTCTCTTGCACACAGTTTTAAAATTCATCTGGGGTCATTACAGAAGGTAGTTTTATCATGCCCTGCAAATGTATGAGACATGATTTGGCGTACACTTCACACAGTTAATATGGGCATTCCAATCGCTCCGCGTGAAGAAGACTCATCAAGAACATTTTTGTGACATTTTGGATTTCCTATAATTAATGTTGGTTTTTTCGACTAGTTCCATTATTATTTTAGctaaatatgtttgtattagTATTAAAGCACTAACTGACCTAGTGGCAGCTTTTAATTGCAGCATCTTTTCAACACATGTCAACCTTAAATGTCGATAGAGTTATTGcacaaactaaaacaagtacaaacaaattaatatcatatttttttaaaaaattacataagctttaattttgtagaagcttatttttgtatagttttcaagataaacccgaaaaacggaaaaaaacgtatgtttctcttcattgccgctagagttattttataaactatgagagatacaaaaaatttcatggaggccttttttataaaattaaacgaactttaatttgtaaaacaaaattttttgatatgacaaatagttttcgagataaacgtgaaaaactgaaacaaactctTTAGTAAGcctgccaagtttcaaaactgttggatttttttttgagttgaagGCAATTTTGtttcgttcattgactggactaATACCTGTTGCTTTGAGGAAAAAGTGTCGCGGACACCAGAAAATTTAAGTTGGGTCCtgggtaaaataaatacaattctttaacctatatatatatatatatattaaaggAAATCAGTACTCAAAGAAAATCAAACCATGTCCTTTTTAGGGAACGcagttttctgtttttagcAATCGTAATCaatcattttttccaaaataaaatcgttgattaatttttgtacaaggAATTTTCCTTTTGgtttcttgaaatatttattcAGTGTGTAGGTAAAAGTATATGTATGTCTTTGTGATCTGGTTTGTAAGAGTGTGAGTAGATACAAATTTCTCACCATaggcttaaataaaatatgaccCCTATTCGTAAGACATGTACATAGGTATAGAGTTGTGTTTTgtcttttcttagaaataaaacaTTGATTAAATTCTCTGTCATCAAAAACCAtcttcttttgaaatatataatttctttttacaacCACTCAATCTTTCATATAGACAGATTACACACAAAGCATCAAAAGCAGCACATGCATAAATAATGCTGTGTCCTTGTTCATCACTAGCAATTTTCGTATATTGGCCAAGTAAACAAAAAGGGTTATTGAAAAATAAGGGTACATGATTTGAATCACAGGCAATATCTCTCCCGCAACTTTACTAACACCGACCGTCTTCGCTGCCGCATCACAATGAATCCCCACGCTACCATACAACCAGGATACAAAGGAAGACATTTGAACTGAAAAAGGATTCCATCCGataagatataaaattaaagtacCTCGCATaagcaaaaatgaaataaaacgtCATGAGGCCCACACATAGCGTATTACTCCATCTCCTTCCTCATGCCACAGCCACACGCATTCGAAAGATCCATCATCTTTCTTAACTCTTTTCCATATTAGGCAAGCCTGATGGTAATTGTGTGCCCGCACCAGTACCCGCACCACTACCCACACCACGTTCTCAATCTCAAGCACCAAGAATTAACATTTTATCATTAAAAGTATACCCGCAAGACGGTGCGGTGGTCTTTTTTGACTCAATTCAACCCCCAAGCTCCGATATTTTAGATACACGTTCGTTTGTTCGTTCATTTAGTGCATAGTGAGTGCCGCCCGTCTTGAAGCTTTCAATGAGAAGGATGAGATTTAAAATGGGAAATTCCTTAGGGGTGGCACTTCGTCTTCTagtcacaaaaaattaacaaagagCTAGGCGAGTATACTTATGCttatgtatgtattgtatacGTATCTATCTTACAATCTATCTATCTCTGTATCTACCAAAAAACCAAGATTGGATTTTGAtgtttaaaattggaaaatgcCTTCGGCTTGACATTATCCTCCTCGGCCTgtgtacatttaaattttctaaattcattCGAGAGTAATAATGGTTACTGTGTTAAATACTTCTCGTGGTAGTGGTGATAATGGTATGGTATAAAGCGAGTACAATACCCCAGGACTGATAAGAATTTTGAAGGACTAGACGAACGGTTCATAGACATATAGCCAAGAGGTATCGCATCTGGTTCTTGTCCTTAATGTTTGATAAAATGATGTGCTTTATCGTAAAGTTTTTATgcttgtaaataataataatcaattgtcatttggggagattttttaaatgttggtgtGTTGTTAGAATTGGCTTTaacattaaaatgaataaataaattgactaactaaattttttgaaatttctaaatTGGTCATCTAACAATGCATCAATCTTTAATCTACGTGTAGATTTAGATAAAAACAAGTGGTGAATAGCATTTTATATCTGAACTTTCATCAAGCTATCCAATAAGTCTGATCATACAATGTCCGAAGACGCGCATCAAATACCAAGATttcgtttgtattttataagaatttagTACATTTTATAGGAGCTTAGCTAAGGATCTACGAGCAacaagtctatcatcattccttctttagaccttagaaaaattgattgatacaagacttctgtctatgtcgcaacatgcctactgtacaGGCACAACGGTTGAACCTGTGTTACACACTATATGGGTTCTTTCCTTCATCGAATCACATCTGTACTAAAATTTCTCAACAAAGATTGTTCGCttgggagttaattcatttaatggtgactagcaaaataattaatttataactgggcaactcttctactagacgattcgttagtaaaGGGACACCGCAAAATACGTTGGATCGTTATTTCTACCTGGATCAAGATTTGTGTTAGAGATATGggttttttaagaacaaaattttgaattgttttaatgATGTAAAGTTCAatgcaaacaatatttattttgctttcaaTATACGAATCGTTCTATTATTCACATTTCAACTCTTCAAAAGGTTCACGCCAAGGATTTGGATTTATGTAAATATCAGAAATTGTTCCCTTCAAAGATAGAAAACCCTTATTCAGGGGAACTGGCTTCGGTTTGAGTGGAGCTTCAGCTATCCAACTTTGCCAAGCTCTAGCAGCTTGTTGTTTTCGTTGTGCTTCCAAAAGCCGTTGATGCTTTTTGTCCTTTAGTTCTTGTTCTCGCCTTCGACGTTgttcttcaattttcttttgttcccAAGCTTTTCTATTACTCTCGCTATCATCATTAGTTTGACAAACTTCTTCATATTCTTGCAATTCTGAGGTTGGATGGCCTTGTGGGTTGTCTTTGGGTTGGTGAATTTTATTGGCCAACCATTCTTGGTATTTCTTTTCGGCAAGTTGTTTTCGCTCTTCAAGTTGCCGTTGACGTTCTTCTTcgatttgcttttgttttgtttgttctaaTGACTTAAGTCTTCTACAAAAGAAATAGAACAGTTTAATAGTTGGTTTTGTGTAAAAGATTTATGATTTtgagatatcaaaaatgttttgctgATGAATTGCAGAAAACTGCATACGTATGTGGAGTCAATTTATAGTTACTTACTTTTTGCCAGAAAGCCAATTATAAAACGCATTGGATTGGGATATTCTATTAGCTTCACATGTTTGTATGGTAAAACTTGCATTTGGTGCGCTATCAGTTGATGGCATTGTTTCCCCAGACGAGTTTAGATCTAATGGAGGAACTGATGAAGGAACATCGCTAATGCTTTCCATGCTAGTATCAATTTTCGCAGTACATATTGTAGGATTGATATatctttaaaattcgaaaattacATACAGAAAAGCAgtttttagacatttttataaaaaatggaagTATACCTGGAATAAATTCCACCTCCGCTAGATGCTTGTCGCGAAACAGTTGATTCTCTATCACTTGTAGCAttggagttttgaaaaataaattgtgcaTCAAATCCTCTATATAATTTTGGTCGATCAATTTCCACACCGATATCATTCACACTTTTCGAATAAAAAGCCATaatgatatttgatttttatcttgAGTTTTTGggtcttttgttttaatttttttcgttcatacacaaacttaaaagtaataggattttcaaatgatattttgtaaaacgCTTTCTATATAAAGAAAGAGAAAACTAAGTTGATTATAGGATCTTTGAAAGACAGATAAAGAAAAAGGAACATTTAACATATGTAAGTAACTAGAGCTATGATACAATGTTAACAGGATATCGAGGATTTCATCTTTTTGTG
This window contains:
- the LOC129947384 gene encoding coiled-coil domain-containing protein 34-like; this encodes MAFYSKSVNDIGVEIDRPKLYRGFDAQFIFQNSNATSDRESTVSRQASSGGGIYSRYINPTICTAKIDTSMESISDVPSSVPPLDLNSSGETMPSTDSAPNASFTIQTCEANRISQSNAFYNWLSGKKRLKSLEQTKQKQIEEERQRQLEERKQLAEKKYQEWLANKIHQPKDNPQGHPTSELQEYEEVCQTNDDSESNRKAWEQKKIEEQRRRREQELKDKKHQRLLEAQRKQQAARAWQSWIAEAPLKPKPVPLNKGFLSLKGTISDIYINPNPWREPFEELKCE